The Astyanax mexicanus isolate ESR-SI-001 chromosome 14, AstMex3_surface, whole genome shotgun sequence genome window below encodes:
- the nenf gene encoding neudesin — MFYLHLMAWFSFTLVCMADETKLKVKPDSKPVRLFTDEELRRYDGSEEGQPIYMAIKGVVFDVTSGKGFYGKGASYNALVGKDSTRAVAKMSLDPKDLTHDTTGLTKKQLESLERVFTGTYKSKYPIVGYTSRRLLNEDGSPNQDFRPEDQPKFKNSDEL; from the exons atgttttatttgcatttaatggCATGGTTTTCCTTCACGTTGGTTTGTATGGCAGATGAGACTAAATTAAAGGTAAAACCCGACTCAAAACCTGTCCGGTTGTTCACCGACGAAGAACTGAGAAGATACGATGGAAGTGAG GAGGGACAGCCTATTTACATGGCCATAAAGGGTGTGGTGTTTGATGTTACGTCTGGAAAAG gcttttATGGTAAGGGTGCATCTTATAATGCCCTTGTGGGGAAGGACTCGACCAGAGCTGTGGCCAAAATGTCACTAGATCCTAAAGATCTGACACATGATACA ACTGGCCTTACTAAGAAGCAGCTGGAGTCCCTGGAGAGAGTATTTACTGGAACATACAAATCAAAGTACCCCATAGTGGGTTATACCAGCAGACGGCTCCTCAACGAAGATGGCAGCCCCAACCAAGACTTCCGTCCAGAGGACCAGCCGAAATTCAAGAACAGTGATGAACTTTGA